TGTATTAAATATTATGTGAATATCTAATTATTCGGGTATCTTTATGGAGAATTTTTTGGGGATCCCACGGGAATTTAAATGGGATCCGTACGGGATGGACATAGTAATCCCAATTCTCATCCATTTCGACTTCAGATACAAAATGTCCTTTGTCTTCGTATCTATTCTcaattttttcattatttttcgtCCCCGTCGATTCAGATACCCGCGGTTTTCGGATAATCCATACCCCGTTGCCACCCCTTATTGACCTTTCCGATAAAAATGGGGAGAAATAAACAAGGCGATTAGACAGAAAGCCAAGTACGTAGAAAAAAAAAGGATGATGCGAAAAATACTtggaaaaattacacagaaattcagtttttaacaattatttacaactatatcaagttataattttgaattTGGAAAAAACTCTCGAAGGGGCAAGAGCACTTCATAACGCGATGAATTTAAACTATAGTAGATTGTAATTATTTAGTAAAATACAATACTGTACTATTATATTCAGTCTGTTTTATGAAAGTTTAAATTATTACTTAAAAAttatttcaaactatttttagtTTAGGTGTTACTAAAATTGATCGAATTAAAAGTAATGTGAAATATAATACTCCCTCCGGTCCATAATAAAAgtcttttaaggttaatgcacactaattaagaaatgcaattaattttaagtaaaagactttgttaccctTGTAATAATTGCATCCACTAGTAACTTTATATATTTCCAAAACAAAAAGTCAACTtaaataggggtatatttggtaaaagtaaattaatgtgCATAGATTTAAACAAAATGTCATGTATTATGGAACAAAAATAACTCAGTTGAAGGACTTCTATTGTGGACAGGAGACGAAAAGTAATTCACTACTGGTAACAGGCAATTATATCAACATCTTCTCAGTAGATACCAGACAATTCTCCCAAAGCTCTTCGTCAGGCAAGGGAGATGGGCCATGAGACCAAATCACAATATCAATTGGAAACTGATGaagccgaagaagaagaagaacatgtaatctatctatctatcatCCGTTAATATCTTTGAGTACTCCGACTCATTCCTTTTTTAACCCTAGATTTTAATCTAATCAAATGCAACTATCTAACAATGCTAGGCCTCTATTTTTGATGACGGAATGGAATTGCTAGAAGGCAAAACACAGATGTGGAGATACAACTGCAGATTTGTGCCAGATTGCTCTCGGCTTTCCACTCTATTGTCCATGTTCAGGTGCGAACTATGTATTATTCAGTTCTTGTAGCTTTACGCATGCTGAAATTGTtcatttggtttttctttttctttcatcaTAGAATTAATGTTGCTTTGATTTTTTCTTTAAGTAAATTTTCAAGCTAATTGTAGGTTCTTCAACATCTTTGCTAGACTCTGCATATCTGTATCTCTGGTACAATGTTTAGAAATTAGAACCTTTTTTTGAGGTTATCATCTTACGATGGGTTGAGTTTTATTCTGATACCTCTGTTGGTGTTTTTTATCCATATTTGAATATGGTGGAAGAAATGTAATTCTTATTGTATTTGAAATGTATGTAGGAGATACAAACTGTCATTAACTATATCATCCAAGCTTAAACACATAAAGATAACAATGATAAATAATCGGAATGGCAAGATTTGAGTTTCCCAAGCCATCTACCAATGCATTGCTCAGCTAGCTAGCAGAGGGGCAGAATGACTTTGCCTTTGTACATTTCAACCCATTACTAAAATTCACCTTTGTGCATTTCAACCCATACTTACCTTTGCTCCACGAATAGGCAAGGAAACCATAGCTAGATTTAATGCTCTGAAGTTGGTGGAGTATATGATAATACCAAGTATATTGTGCTATGGTAGTGCAGACAACAACGAGCATAGTTTGCTTGATCGTCTTCCTGACTTATTGAGCTTGAAGAACCTCGTCCAATTTCTCCATTGCAAAAGACTCCTGCAAGTGGAACCTCAGGAAAGTTTTCATGGAATGGGGAGCTCTCAACATTGAGGTTGGATGTTTCACCTCGGAGATAGCTAGAGAAAATTAAACCTCCAAACACCTCTTTCTCTCCACTACTAGGTGCACCATTCCTTAGAGGAAGGCAGCTTAGGCCTGATTCTTCCTTCAGAGTTGCAAGGTCACTGTAGGCACCACTGCATGAAGATGATGCAGTATCAGAATCTGAATGGTAGAATAGGAATGGATCACCAGATTTGATGCCAACTCCATTGACGATTAAAAAGTGTCTCTCCGCTCTGTTGAAAATCAAAAGATAACATAATTATGTTCTTCAATTAGTTTTTCGAGTTTAAACATATAGTCAAATTGTAGAATGAATGCTCCTTCCAAATCTTACCCTAAAACTTCATAAAATGCTAATGATGCTCTTGATATAAAACTCCCTGGCCCACAAGGATATTGCCTGTGCTGTACGACTCCAATGTACAGATCAGGAGGAAAATCTTCATCATCGAACTGCAAGAATTTCTTTCTTTGAACTCAAGAAAAGCAGTTTTTTAAAAGAATACAAAACACATAAATGAATGGAGAACATCGAATTGCATAGTTGCCTGAAGGCTTTAACAAAAGGATGTAGACTCGTTGGAGTAATATATTACAGTCAATCATGCTAAGTTGCTAATCATAATTAACATGAAGGAAAAAGTAGTGAAAGCAGATAAGCTATGCAGAAGAACTTTGATGAAGATGATAACAGTCCAAGAAAATAGATATGGGTCTTTAGAATATTATGTGAGACATTTACCAAACTAAATTTTGTGCAAAAGCTTGATTGAAACTTGAGGGTTTCTAACATTACTTTTTTGAAGTTTGTTGAATATTGATATTAAAGCTAAATTTTTTCCTGATCCTCATGGCTGTGTGAGCCGCATCtattttacaaattaataaagtGATCTATCCTTTCACATTTTCTCTAACAGAAAATTTCaaggaaaagaaacaaaaacagATGATCTTCCCTTTTCTTTCACTGCCATAAATTTCAAAGGAAAAGTTATAACATCACTAAAGGCTTCAAATTTACATtcataaaaagagaaaaacttACCAGACTATTAATATCACCTAAGAGACCCTCACTGTCAATGACTTCAAAATGCCCCTGCGCTCTAGTGCTAAGCCATGCAGAAGTCGTGTCTTTTGGTATTACACAAACTGCCTGGAGTGGGTGACCAAACGGCATTATGCCTGTTGACAATGTAACGTGAAATTGAGTTTCTCCTATATCTGCTTCTTGTCCCcaaattaagaaaaaggacCCGTTAGGAAACTTATTGATAATCTTGGAAAGAAATAGCGAAAAAATATGCAGAAATATTTTGCATCTATAAATTAACTTGATATCATGTaactttttcttattatttattaaGTTTCCAAATTCACCATTTTTGTAAAGAGGGGTGATTATCACGTATAATAGGTTGAATACTTAGAAAAGAATGTAATACCCTGAGATTTGTGTATGTCCCTTGCAAACACAAGAGCAACAGCATCAAGCAAGTAACTGTCAGGATCGTAATGTCGAGAATCATTTGCACTTCTGCACAAGAAGTTCCCACTTGCATCCCCCACAATGATTGTTTCCTCATCCAATGCACAATCTGCCGATTTCAAATAAGATTTCATGATTGATCTAAACCTTAACATTATTCTTCTGAACAGCTAGGAATGCAATTGAGTGGATAACGAAAAGATTATGTTTTGTAGTACTTACCCATCCTTGCCATGATAAGTCTCATGTCAATGTTCCGATCCTAGAGAACCACAAATATCATATATTAGGATTgcaaatgtaaaaaataataattaaaaaacccTAATCTAATCATCATAGATTAATCTGATTGAATAGAATCATTTCAACTGTGTAGGTGGAGGAATCACAACTTACTCCAAACAAGATGATCCCAGCAGGTGATTCAGAATCTGAAAAGGAAGCTGTAAAATCCTTGATATCCATCAGAAAATTTCCATCCAAGTATATTTGAGGTACCTGATAGTAGAAATAGTTGCTCTTAGTACTTGAAAATCCTTTTCGTAATTCTATACCATACCATCGCAGATGATTATTAATCATGAAATTTCCCATTTAGAGCATGTGTAAGGCACATAATTTCCTTATGGAACAACCAAATAATTACCGTCATCGTTCGTAACAGTGGAATAGCATCAACCTTGAGCCCAGGTACAAATCCTATCACCAGAACAATCCCGCGATCAAGTAGACTATCTCCGTTGGAATCAGAATCATCATCgtcctcatcatcatcaattGATTTCCACCTAACCTGTATTATTTTCGAAGAAGAAATTAAATGGATTCTCTTTGTgatataattaatttagtttaattttcatCAATATATCAGAATAAAATATGGATTTAAAATACTAGCCTCTTGGAGGTTATTGGTGACATCAGCACCGATGATCCCACTGGCTGTGTGTGTAATGAGTGGCACTCTTGAACCTAATTTTTGTGTAAGCTACACAATATCAAATGAGAAAAAGTTAACAGGGCAAACCAAATTCAAAGATATTTCTGAGAAGTGAAAGTAATGTGTCTGTTCATATATTTCAGGGACAAGGATTACCAATTCATGAGTCGCCGGCAAGCTGAATTCGTTGCCAATGCAGGCAATGGCAAAGTGTGGAACGATAGGCTCAGAAAGAACCTTGTCAAGAACCTCCTTTGCTGCATCCTATGAATCAGAAAAGAAATGGTGAGTCAAATTCTTGCCTATCTTCATGTCATTTtgattatattatgtatatgaGTTGTTGTGAATGGTGAACTTACAGGGAGAGTAGGCTTGAGGGAGAGAGCAGAGGCAAATTTAGGCTTCGTTAGAATTCGTCGGCAAACTATGTTCCAACATTTGCTAACACATGCTGCGGAAGAAAAAGCAGAGGCAGGTAACCTAGAGAAGATGTTTTGCATGACATCTTCACTCAACTGAGAGAAACCAGTTCTTTTCATATTCATCATCATGTACTCTTTCTCTGTGTGTGTAGTAAAGATAATTTGCATGGCAATGAGTTTGGGGAATGGCTGCCTATTTATACATGAGAATGGGATATAGAAAAAGAAGGTTTTTCTGACTCCAGAATCTGTAGCAATTAAGAGCATTAAACtttttttggatttatttctttctttgatATCTGATTTCAGATTTTGATGATATCAGCCAGCTGTTGTTTTTGCTTTGTAAATTATGAAAAATGAGGATTGTGTTACTCTTAATTTGTAAGTAAATGTCTAGGtgcatttttttatcaattacctTACCCTGATAAAATGGAAATCAGAAAGAAATCTAAACCAGATTTTTTAAGATTTATAAGTTCCATGTATTCCTCAAAGAAAGAACAGAGGAAAAATCCAAATCCAAGATTGTTCAACTTTTTAGATACCACCTTTGGTCTAAACTTGTTAACTATTTTCTGTGTTTGGATTCTCTCATAAATACCTGGGCCCCAACTTTATAGTTCATTgcagtgtttttttttattattatttggagACAAAgtaaattatgattttttttcttctaatttttatatttatatgtaagAAATGTAATTGTTTTACTAGAAGGATGCCCATTTGTTTATTTCTTAGTATTTCATAAAAAAGGATTTATTCAATTTAACAAATTGAttccataaataaataataataataaatggatGAGCATGAGACATAGGAGTGATAATTTTTAAGATGATAATATAATTTACGGAGACGAACCAATTAGTATGATAACAGTGTATTTACGTTATATAGAATGATATAGAATTCTATATATAAAGTAgtgttaaggtgcaaaaatacctctaacctTTTGGGTTAGAGGCAATTTTAtatctaacgtctaaaatggtacaattttacccctaacgtttgaaggcaagagcaattttacccctaacgttaataaattaggtcaatttgagaaataattcatcaaactgtcttctcggtcatgaatcttgttatctacacttcatacgtgtgtcatttttatcagtaacaaatcacaaacattcgttaggatgtgaaaaaaaataaaaaaatatactgtctttttgtacggattagacaaaaaaattcaaaaaatccaccgaatttataaatattaatctcaaattctattattaaat
The DNA window shown above is from Euphorbia lathyris chromosome 1, ddEupLath1.1, whole genome shotgun sequence and carries:
- the LOC136217719 gene encoding F-box/LRR-repeat protein At5g63520-like, which gives rise to MKRTGFSQLSEDVMQNIFSRLPASAFSSAACVSKCWNIVCRRILTKPKFASALSLKPTLPDAAKEVLDKVLSEPIVPHFAIACIGNEFSLPATHELLTQKLGSRVPLITHTASGIIGADVTNNLQEVRWKSIDDDEDDDDSDSNGDSLLDRGIVLVIGFVPGLKVDAIPLLRTMTVPQIYLDGNFLMDIKDFTASFSDSESPAGIILFGVSCDSSTYTDRNIDMRLIMARMVYIGVVQHRQYPCGPGSFISRASLAFYEVLGAERHFLIVNGVGIKSGDPFLFYHSDSDTASSSCSGAYSDLATLKEESGLSCLPLRNGAPSSGEKEVFGGLIFSSYLRGETSNLNVESSPFHENFPEVPLAGVFCNGEIGRGSSSSISQEDDQANYARCCLHYHSTIYLVLSYTPPTSEH